A stretch of Endozoicomonas sp. SCSIO W0465 DNA encodes these proteins:
- a CDS encoding LysM peptidoglycan-binding domain-containing protein, translating into MEKQFTDFGLLHYKKLTELSFYTDSKVEYMNRLLIIGLLFGLTACSDSKQKEATVNRDSGLLPLSENPEKVTNIKTKGKYSLSNTDTTKESKKESNRKNNGPVTYNPSNFSTSYSEFNNLSYSHGDYTVHKNDSLMKIAFEVYGDYEQWRAIKDSNPEKVDSENIIKEGITLTLPEPAEKFIQNKNGDPYLIKRGDTLTSIAKNTYGSSRHWKAIWKNNALLIKDPNKIFAGFTIYLPTISHSSPYHSIYD; encoded by the coding sequence TTGGAAAAACAGTTCACTGATTTCGGCTTGCTTCACTATAAAAAGCTGACCGAATTATCGTTTTATACAGACTCTAAAGTCGAGTATATGAATAGATTATTGATAATCGGACTGCTATTTGGCCTGACTGCCTGCTCTGATTCAAAACAAAAAGAAGCCACAGTTAACAGAGACAGTGGGTTATTACCATTATCTGAGAACCCTGAAAAAGTAACCAACATAAAAACAAAAGGAAAATACTCACTCTCAAATACTGATACAACCAAGGAATCAAAAAAGGAATCAAACAGGAAAAATAACGGACCTGTCACTTATAACCCATCAAATTTTTCTACATCGTACTCAGAATTCAATAACCTTTCATACAGTCATGGCGATTACACCGTCCATAAAAATGACTCTCTGATGAAAATCGCTTTCGAAGTATACGGTGATTATGAACAATGGAGAGCCATCAAGGATTCAAACCCTGAAAAAGTTGACTCCGAAAACATAATCAAAGAAGGAATAACATTAACACTCCCAGAGCCAGCCGAGAAATTCATTCAAAACAAAAACGGTGATCCATATTTAATCAAGCGAGGTGATACGTTAACATCTATTGCCAAAAATACATACGGTTCAAGCCGTCACTGGAAAGCCATTTGGAAAAACAACGCACTTTTGATTAAAGATCCGAACAAAATTTTTGCAGGATTCACAATATACTTACCCACCATCTCACACAGTAGCCCTTACCACTCCATCTATGATTAA
- a CDS encoding membrane integrity-associated transporter subunit PqiC → MNLVRRQSAAAKQAFCLILLLGLMAGCSVNNSVYHDYTLVAATVSQEQSVLSDLPPTLGVFPVSVAGWLDKKNITWSDGGVRLQSSVNNHWGEPLPELLTQAMIENLRQRVHSGSWVSSGPWVQDKRPEVVAFINVQSIAVVKRQLQMNVAWSLEGPNRQIIVQRNKVYTLSLEHDDSTQNYVQTLSQVWGAVADDMLQAYTKFRQHGRSLEDL, encoded by the coding sequence TTGAACCTTGTCAGGCGTCAGAGTGCGGCCGCTAAACAGGCGTTCTGCCTGATCCTGTTGCTGGGTCTGATGGCGGGCTGCTCAGTCAATAATTCGGTTTATCATGATTATACGCTGGTGGCAGCAACGGTTTCTCAAGAGCAGAGCGTGCTTTCAGACCTACCCCCAACGCTGGGGGTTTTTCCGGTGAGTGTTGCCGGTTGGCTGGATAAGAAAAATATTACCTGGAGTGATGGTGGTGTTCGTTTACAGTCCTCTGTTAACAATCACTGGGGGGAGCCCTTACCCGAGCTGCTGACACAAGCTATGATAGAAAATCTGCGTCAAAGGGTTCACTCCGGTAGTTGGGTTAGTTCAGGCCCATGGGTTCAGGATAAACGCCCGGAGGTGGTCGCGTTTATTAATGTTCAGTCGATAGCGGTGGTGAAACGGCAGTTGCAAATGAACGTGGCCTGGTCTCTGGAAGGACCTAATCGGCAGATTATTGTCCAGCGGAACAAGGTTTATACTCTGTCGCTTGAGCACGATGATTCTACACAAAATTATGTGCAAACATTAAGTCAGGTCTGGGGGGCGGTGGCAGATGATATGCTTCAGGCTTATACCAAGTTTCGCCAACATGGGCGAAGTTTAGAAGACCTGTAA
- the udp gene encoding uridine phosphorylase produces MSSSDVFHLGLTRKALNGARLAIVPGDPERVERIAERMDNPEKLASLREFTTWRGELEGESVVVCSTGIGGPSTSIAVEELAQLGIRTFLRVGTTGAIQPHITVGDVIITTGSIRLDGASRHFAPISYPAVANFQCTRALVDAAEQNGLNYWTGITASSDTFYPGQERYDTFTQRVRKELQGSLEEWQSMGVLNYEMESATLLTMCAAMGLKAGCVAGVIVNRTSNETPNTENLASVEPNAITTVIGAARRLLMH; encoded by the coding sequence ATGAGCAGCAGCGACGTTTTTCATCTCGGCCTGACCCGCAAGGCACTCAATGGCGCCAGACTGGCCATTGTCCCTGGTGATCCGGAACGGGTCGAACGAATTGCTGAACGGATGGATAACCCGGAAAAACTGGCCAGCCTGAGGGAATTCACCACATGGCGGGGGGAGCTGGAGGGAGAGTCCGTAGTGGTTTGCTCAACCGGTATCGGCGGACCTTCTACATCTATCGCTGTAGAAGAGCTGGCACAACTGGGCATCCGTACGTTTCTGAGAGTTGGCACCACCGGCGCAATCCAGCCCCATATCACCGTGGGTGATGTTATTATTACTACCGGTTCCATTCGCCTGGATGGCGCCAGCCGACATTTTGCCCCCATCAGCTATCCTGCCGTTGCCAACTTCCAGTGCACCCGCGCCCTGGTGGATGCAGCCGAGCAAAATGGGCTTAACTACTGGACTGGTATTACTGCTTCCAGTGATACCTTCTACCCTGGTCAGGAACGTTATGACACCTTCACCCAGCGGGTTAGAAAAGAGCTACAGGGCTCTCTGGAAGAATGGCAATCGATGGGGGTGCTTAACTATGAAATGGAGTCCGCAACCCTCCTGACCATGTGTGCGGCCATGGGACTGAAAGCCGGTTGTGTGGCCGGGGTCATCGTGAACCGCACCAGCAATGAAACCCCGAACACCGAAAATCTGGCCAGTGTTGAACCCAATGCGATTACCACCGTGATCGGAGCTGCAAGGCGCCTTTTGATGCACTGA
- the argR gene encoding transcriptional regulator ArgR — MTSQKQDALVRSFRQLLKEERCGSQSHIVTLLQAQGFDNISQSKVSRMLSRFGAVRARNALNELVYCLPPELGKMDSSIAVKDLVEEVAHNESMIVIKTSPGAAQMIARLLDSIGVKAGVMGCVAGDDTILVVPVSVQEIETITLSISEMFN, encoded by the coding sequence ATGACTAGCCAAAAACAGGATGCCCTGGTTCGCTCTTTCCGCCAGCTACTAAAAGAGGAACGCTGCGGGTCCCAGAGCCATATTGTTACCCTTCTGCAGGCGCAGGGATTTGATAATATCAGCCAGTCCAAAGTGTCCCGCATGCTCAGCCGTTTTGGTGCGGTCCGGGCGCGCAATGCACTGAATGAGCTGGTCTACTGCCTGCCTCCTGAATTGGGCAAGATGGATTCCAGTATTGCGGTAAAAGACCTGGTGGAAGAAGTTGCTCATAATGAGTCCATGATTGTGATCAAGACCAGCCCGGGCGCTGCCCAGATGATCGCCAGACTGCTGGATTCCATTGGTGTTAAAGCTGGGGTTATGGGGTGTGTGGCAGGGGATGATACGATTCTGGTAGTACCGGTCAGTGTTCAGGAGATTGAAACAATTACCTTAAGTATTTCAGAGATGTTCAACTGA
- a CDS encoding transposase, with translation MTKFEMVAMLTSDHQVILRELASYTTFLAGALSSTAVPTFCELLFGCMLSADGFVTQALLTIDFHCVWSSYHHWLSQGKWQWKNLARHLIRLVCSKAPENQPVVLGLDDWVIERFSDKAPACRTHHQHSKKRNRPTYIWGQCWVSLAIIFERAADEVFTAIPVISFPTPASGNTSKLKIAVAMLRVVRNEVKDRVLRLLTDCWYMNWTLIKPALEMNIEVVGQIPSNRALYALPPAPTVKKRGRPKKYGIKMTTEQVKKLPEEKATVWMYGKFRKIRYRTLICRARFLKGREVRVVWSRFENDKGLTESRIFISTNPELEGLEVLRAYSRRWPVEPMFHQLKHAFGCCHLWQQKLRTLLRWMHLKMAGYALLQLLTVCKNQACLNISRIPWRSPDTTTAGMMKIALSGIIPRFSIRKGWNRYKQKYEFNFRDLIDQLIPDNSEAA, from the coding sequence ATGACGAAATTCGAGATGGTTGCCATGCTCACTTCAGATCATCAAGTAATCCTCAGGGAGCTCGCTTCATATACAACCTTTCTTGCTGGAGCGCTATCATCAACTGCAGTACCAACGTTCTGCGAACTGCTGTTCGGTTGCATGCTTTCAGCCGACGGCTTTGTTACACAGGCGTTGTTAACAATTGATTTTCATTGTGTGTGGAGCAGCTACCACCACTGGCTATCTCAGGGCAAGTGGCAATGGAAGAACTTGGCACGCCACTTGATCCGTCTGGTCTGCTCCAAAGCTCCTGAGAATCAACCTGTGGTCCTGGGGCTTGATGACTGGGTAATCGAACGGTTTTCCGACAAAGCCCCTGCTTGTCGTACACATCATCAACACAGCAAGAAACGCAATCGGCCGACGTACATCTGGGGGCAGTGTTGGGTTTCCCTGGCCATCATATTTGAGCGGGCTGCAGATGAAGTATTTACCGCCATACCGGTGATCTCATTTCCGACACCAGCTTCAGGTAACACCAGCAAACTGAAAATTGCCGTGGCCATGCTCAGGGTGGTACGCAATGAAGTGAAGGATCGAGTGCTACGCCTGCTAACCGATTGCTGGTATATGAACTGGACACTGATAAAGCCAGCTCTGGAAATGAACATAGAAGTTGTTGGTCAGATACCTTCAAATCGGGCCCTCTATGCTTTGCCGCCAGCACCCACCGTAAAGAAGCGAGGGCGCCCAAAAAAGTACGGCATCAAGATGACGACAGAACAGGTTAAGAAACTGCCGGAAGAAAAAGCAACAGTATGGATGTACGGCAAATTTCGCAAAATACGTTATCGTACCCTGATCTGTCGCGCCAGATTCCTTAAAGGTCGTGAAGTACGCGTCGTCTGGAGTCGCTTTGAAAATGACAAAGGTCTGACCGAAAGCAGAATATTCATCTCGACCAATCCGGAACTTGAGGGACTGGAGGTGCTTCGTGCCTATTCCCGGAGATGGCCGGTAGAGCCAATGTTTCACCAACTCAAACATGCTTTTGGCTGTTGCCATTTATGGCAGCAGAAATTGCGAACACTGCTTCGATGGATGCATTTGAAAATGGCAGGCTATGCATTATTGCAGTTATTAACCGTTTGTAAAAATCAGGCATGTCTGAATATTTCTCGGATACCCTGGAGAAGCCCGGATACAACCACTGCAGGCATGATGAAAATTGCTCTTTCAGGAATTATTCCGAGGTTCTCTATTCGCAAGGGCTGGAACAGATATAAGCAAAAATATGAGTTCAATTTTCGCGATCTGATCGACCAGTTAATACCGGATAATTCAGAAGCAGCATAA
- a CDS encoding ABC transporter ATP-binding protein yields MIQSGQERQGVMIEARGLTMRYGSNLIQSNLHFQISKGDVFVIMGGSGCGKSTLLKHMIGLYQPAEGEILFAGQNYFSASPVQQLSMRKRWGVTYQGGALFSDKTLAENVALPLEQYTTLTNNDVLDMVRYKLALVGLAGFEDFYPSQISGGMCKRAGLARAIALDPDILFFDEPSAGLDPLSARRLDDLILQLRDSTGATVVIVTHELASIFAIGSNGVFLDANTKTQLDTGSPEYMLNHSKHDVVREFLSRGVREKSADEGMYKATQ; encoded by the coding sequence ATGATTCAGTCGGGACAGGAGCGTCAGGGGGTAATGATTGAGGCCCGTGGGTTGACCATGAGGTATGGTAGCAACCTGATTCAGTCCAACCTGCATTTTCAAATCAGCAAGGGTGATGTGTTTGTCATTATGGGAGGCAGTGGTTGCGGTAAGAGCACGCTCCTGAAGCATATGATTGGGCTCTATCAGCCGGCTGAGGGTGAAATCCTGTTTGCTGGACAGAACTATTTTTCTGCATCCCCTGTGCAGCAGCTGTCAATGCGTAAACGCTGGGGGGTGACGTATCAGGGGGGGGCGTTGTTCAGTGATAAAACACTAGCAGAAAATGTTGCCCTGCCACTGGAACAGTACACGACACTGACGAATAACGATGTTCTGGATATGGTGCGTTATAAACTGGCGCTGGTGGGGTTGGCCGGTTTTGAAGACTTTTACCCATCCCAGATCAGTGGCGGTATGTGTAAGCGTGCCGGACTGGCCAGAGCCATTGCCCTGGATCCGGATATCCTGTTTTTTGATGAACCTTCGGCCGGACTGGATCCCCTCAGCGCCAGACGACTGGATGATCTGATTTTGCAGCTAAGGGACTCAACCGGTGCCACGGTGGTTATTGTCACCCATGAGCTGGCCAGTATTTTTGCCATTGGCAGCAATGGGGTTTTCCTCGATGCCAACACCAAAACCCAGCTGGATACCGGGTCTCCTGAATATATGCTTAATCACAGTAAACACGACGTGGTCAGAGAGTTTCTTTCCAGAGGTGTCCGAGAGAAGAGTGCAGATGAAGGAATGTATAAAGCGACTCAATAA
- a CDS encoding MlaD family protein: MNRKSLSVSVGLFVILILAMTVVLVLFLNADGFSRKDVQRYQILFDSSIKGLNVGAPVTLRGVKIGEVISIKTRLYHNHQKVLNVVTIDMYPDAISEQGKSSDHNVLGQLMKQGLSAQIGLQSVLTGLLYIEVDFFDSLPKMQPVASEYPQIPTVPNNLEEFIERFESINMAEMASSLTEVLDNLARLTGDDRLDKLIDDVGKAFVSMETMSNEMSSSMAGIRREFASMSQDAGEVTALLKTRLPAATQQLNETMLQLQETLSTAEETLAPESPLMYQLTQSAKDISRASRAVDDLADLLQRQPDSIIFGRQSGESR; encoded by the coding sequence ATGAATAGAAAATCCTTGTCGGTATCCGTCGGTCTGTTTGTCATTCTGATCCTTGCCATGACGGTTGTACTGGTGTTGTTTCTGAATGCGGATGGTTTTTCCCGGAAGGATGTCCAGCGTTATCAAATACTGTTTGACAGCTCAATAAAGGGCCTGAACGTTGGCGCACCGGTAACCCTGCGTGGTGTGAAAATTGGTGAAGTGATCAGTATCAAGACCAGACTGTATCACAATCACCAGAAGGTCTTGAATGTGGTTACCATTGATATGTACCCGGATGCCATCAGTGAGCAGGGGAAAAGCAGTGATCATAATGTGCTGGGACAGTTGATGAAGCAGGGACTCAGTGCCCAGATTGGATTGCAGAGTGTATTGACCGGGTTGCTGTATATCGAGGTGGACTTCTTTGACTCTCTCCCGAAAATGCAGCCGGTGGCTAGCGAATACCCACAGATTCCTACAGTGCCCAATAATCTGGAAGAGTTTATTGAGCGGTTTGAGAGCATTAACATGGCGGAAATGGCCAGTAGTTTAACGGAAGTTCTGGATAATCTGGCCAGACTGACCGGTGATGATCGCCTGGACAAACTGATCGATGATGTTGGTAAGGCATTTGTCAGTATGGAAACCATGTCCAATGAGATGAGCTCCAGTATGGCGGGTATTCGTCGGGAGTTTGCCTCCATGTCGCAAGATGCCGGGGAAGTGACCGCATTGTTGAAAACCCGGCTGCCAGCAGCTACACAGCAACTGAATGAAACCATGCTTCAACTGCAGGAGACCCTGTCAACAGCGGAAGAGACTCTGGCTCCTGAATCACCGTTGATGTACCAGCTGACGCAGAGTGCAAAAGACATCAGTCGTGCTTCCAGGGCGGTGGACGATCTGGCTGACCTGCTGCAACGTCAACCCGATTCGATTATTTTTGGTAGACAGTCAGGAGAGTCCCGGTGA
- a CDS encoding transposase encodes MTKFEMVAMLTSDHQVILRELASYTTFLAGALSSTAVPTFCELLFGCMLSADGFVTQALLTIDFHCVWSSYHHWLSQGKWQWKNLARHLIRLVCSKAPENQPVVLGLDDWVIERFSDKAPACRTHHQHSKKRNRPTYIWGQCWVSLAIIFERAADEVFTAIPVISFPTPASGNTSKLKIAVAMLRVVRNEVKDRVLRLLTDCWYMNWTLIKPALEMNIE; translated from the coding sequence ATGACGAAATTCGAGATGGTTGCCATGCTCACTTCAGATCATCAAGTAATCCTCAGGGAGCTCGCTTCATATACAACCTTTCTTGCTGGAGCGCTATCATCAACTGCAGTACCAACGTTCTGCGAACTGCTGTTCGGTTGCATGCTTTCAGCCGACGGCTTTGTTACACAGGCGTTGTTAACAATTGATTTTCATTGTGTGTGGAGCAGCTACCACCACTGGCTATCTCAGGGCAAGTGGCAATGGAAGAACTTGGCACGCCACTTGATCCGTCTGGTCTGCTCCAAAGCTCCTGAGAATCAACCTGTGGTCCTGGGGCTTGATGACTGGGTAATCGAACGGTTTTCCGACAAAGCCCCTGCTTGTCGTACACATCATCAACACAGCAAGAAACGCAATCGGCCGACGTACATCTGGGGGCAGTGTTGGGTTTCCCTGGCCATCATATTTGAGCGGGCTGCAGATGAAGTATTTACCGCCATACCGGTGATCTCATTTCCGACACCAGCTTCAGGTAACACCAGCAAACTGAAAATTGCCGTGGCCATGCTCAGGGTGGTACGCAATGAAGTGAAGGATCGAGTGCTACGCCTGCTAACCGATTGCTGGTATATGAACTGGACACTGATAAAGCCAGCTCTGGAAATGAACATAGAATAG
- the fkpA gene encoding FKBP-type peptidyl-prolyl cis-trans isomerase, with amino-acid sequence MKKVIKISALAAAVLLAAGCQEKTTQAPEVELNTDDQKAAYAIGASVGNFASQTLKQQDELGVVLDRALVQQGLLDALADQVKMNDEEMGATLRSHEQKMNTVVQEKAREKREETRKTGAKYLEDNASKEGVSVTESGLQYEVIKQGEGPQPTAADTVTVHYTGTLTDGTVFDSSKQRGQPATFPLANVIKGWTEGVALMPVGSEYRLTIPAELAYGDQDVGTIPAGSVLVFDVELISIEDKQESNESADSKQAKQ; translated from the coding sequence ATGAAGAAGGTTATTAAAATTTCTGCTCTGGCAGCAGCTGTACTCTTGGCGGCAGGCTGTCAGGAAAAGACTACCCAGGCTCCTGAAGTTGAGTTAAACACTGATGACCAGAAAGCTGCCTATGCCATCGGCGCCTCTGTCGGTAACTTTGCCAGTCAGACACTTAAACAACAGGATGAGCTCGGTGTTGTGCTTGACCGTGCGCTGGTTCAGCAGGGATTACTGGACGCCCTCGCTGATCAAGTCAAAATGAACGATGAGGAGATGGGCGCAACCCTGCGATCCCATGAGCAGAAGATGAACACCGTTGTTCAGGAGAAAGCCAGGGAGAAACGTGAGGAGACCCGTAAAACCGGCGCCAAGTACCTGGAAGATAACGCCAGCAAAGAAGGTGTCTCAGTTACCGAGTCCGGCCTTCAATATGAAGTCATCAAACAGGGAGAGGGTCCACAACCAACTGCGGCTGATACGGTTACCGTCCATTACACGGGCACACTGACTGACGGTACGGTCTTCGACAGCAGCAAGCAGAGAGGTCAGCCAGCGACCTTCCCTCTGGCAAACGTTATCAAGGGCTGGACTGAAGGCGTTGCCCTGATGCCTGTTGGCTCTGAATATCGCCTGACGATCCCCGCTGAACTGGCTTACGGCGACCAAGACGTTGGCACCATTCCAGCAGGCTCTGTTCTGGTGTTCGATGTTGAACTGATCAGCATTGAAGACAAGCAAGAGAGCAATGAATCAGCTGACAGCAAGCAAGCCAAGCAATAA
- a CDS encoding ABC transporter permease, with protein MNQATLTVDKVSEPNVANVVITLQGSWAASGVLPALDQVAALLDFGQLKTVAFVTGDDFSWDSRLLAWLLACQRMLESSHCQFDLSGLPEDVGDLFRLANTVPPNKALPARHPSLYHHLVNRVARLGDEAMELLVFTGELALTLFRWFSRKGSARWSDIINFCYQSGPSALPIITLQSVLIGMILAYLGMVQLRQFGAEVYVSNLVGVGMVREMGALMTAVIMSGRTGAAYAAQLGTMQVNEEIDALTTLGIKPMDYLVLPRTLALILTIPLLCLYSNILGMFGGGLVATSMEVTWLMYLYQLRDAISIGDIMTGVFKSFVFAVLIAMAGCRAGLACGRSSAAVGQATTNAVVTAIIYLVVADAGLNILFYHLGV; from the coding sequence ATGAACCAGGCGACACTGACCGTTGATAAGGTGTCTGAACCAAATGTTGCGAATGTTGTGATAACCTTGCAGGGAAGCTGGGCAGCCAGTGGTGTTTTACCAGCTCTGGATCAGGTTGCCGCTTTGCTCGATTTTGGTCAATTAAAGACAGTTGCCTTTGTAACCGGTGATGATTTTTCATGGGACTCCAGATTGCTGGCGTGGCTATTGGCCTGCCAGCGAATGCTTGAGTCTTCCCATTGTCAGTTTGACCTCAGTGGTCTGCCTGAGGATGTCGGCGATTTGTTCAGGCTTGCTAATACCGTCCCCCCCAACAAGGCGCTACCGGCAAGACATCCATCCCTGTATCATCACCTGGTCAATCGGGTTGCCCGTCTGGGTGATGAGGCAATGGAACTGCTGGTTTTTACCGGCGAGCTGGCACTTACCCTGTTCCGCTGGTTTTCACGAAAAGGCTCGGCACGCTGGTCAGATATCATTAACTTTTGTTATCAATCCGGACCTTCAGCTTTGCCGATTATTACACTACAAAGTGTCCTGATCGGGATGATTCTTGCCTATCTGGGCATGGTTCAACTCCGGCAGTTTGGAGCCGAGGTGTATGTTTCCAATCTGGTAGGGGTTGGCATGGTTCGTGAAATGGGGGCATTGATGACGGCGGTGATTATGTCGGGTCGAACCGGTGCCGCCTATGCCGCTCAGCTGGGTACCATGCAGGTGAATGAAGAGATTGATGCCTTGACGACACTGGGCATAAAACCCATGGATTATCTGGTGTTACCCAGAACGCTGGCGCTGATCCTGACCATTCCTCTGCTCTGCCTGTACAGTAATATCCTGGGCATGTTTGGCGGGGGGCTGGTGGCTACCAGTATGGAGGTTACCTGGCTGATGTACCTTTACCAGCTCAGGGACGCGATCTCCATTGGTGATATCATGACTGGCGTTTTCAAAAGCTTTGTTTTTGCTGTATTGATCGCCATGGCTGGATGTCGTGCCGGTTTGGCTTGTGGTCGCTCATCCGCTGCAGTCGGTCAGGCCACCACCAATGCGGTAGTGACGGCCATTATCTATCTGGTGGTGGCAGACGCCGGGCTGAATATTCTTTTTTATCACCTGGGAGTCTGA
- a CDS encoding transposase, with protein MRTTTRPTTARCTLAKYIGFLISEPKSSTCTRLAEVTDFSHDSANRFLKRENYQPKDMYDEAVKSLNPIGGTLSVDDSVLDKPYSYSVALVGHFWSGKHHRVVKGVNLITLYYTDVSGRHMPVNYRIYDKSEDKTKNDYFREMLIEVLVWGLKPAFVTGDSWYSCTTNLKTIKNHQTGFMFAVEKNRTVSLEKGKWQQVQHLDIPDNGLDVWLKDFGKIRLFRTMLKDQRRHYVVYLPEEVPFERNDFKQIHDQHWQIEQFHRAIKQVCHIEHFQVRSERPVRNHIFAAILAFVYLQKMQIEQEFTNIYQHQRGLFKETIGAFIESFAKGKDHLLPKFIGVINA; from the coding sequence GTGAGAACTACCACTCGACCGACCACTGCACGATGCACTCTTGCAAAATACATTGGCTTTTTGATTAGTGAGCCAAAATCATCAACATGCACAAGACTGGCCGAGGTTACCGACTTTTCTCACGATAGCGCAAACCGCTTTCTTAAGCGTGAAAACTATCAGCCCAAAGATATGTACGATGAAGCAGTCAAAAGTTTAAACCCTATTGGCGGCACCCTGAGCGTTGATGACAGCGTGCTCGACAAACCTTATAGCTACTCCGTGGCACTGGTTGGCCACTTTTGGTCGGGTAAACATCACCGAGTGGTTAAGGGAGTTAACCTCATCACCCTTTATTACACCGACGTATCCGGGCGCCATATGCCGGTGAATTACAGGATATACGACAAATCGGAAGACAAGACAAAAAACGACTACTTCCGTGAAATGTTGATTGAAGTGCTGGTATGGGGGCTGAAGCCAGCGTTCGTTACCGGTGACTCCTGGTACAGCTGCACGACTAACCTGAAGACGATTAAAAACCATCAGACTGGGTTTATGTTTGCCGTTGAGAAAAACAGGACAGTATCACTGGAAAAAGGTAAATGGCAGCAGGTTCAACACCTCGACATCCCCGACAATGGTCTGGATGTATGGCTCAAAGACTTCGGTAAGATCCGGTTGTTCAGGACGATGCTAAAAGACCAGCGTCGCCACTACGTGGTTTACTTGCCAGAGGAAGTCCCTTTTGAACGCAATGACTTCAAGCAGATCCATGACCAGCACTGGCAGATCGAACAGTTTCACAGGGCGATCAAGCAGGTTTGCCATATTGAGCACTTTCAGGTTCGCAGCGAACGACCCGTCAGAAACCATATATTTGCTGCAATTTTAGCTTTTGTTTATCTCCAGAAAATGCAGATAGAGCAGGAGTTTACGAATATTTATCAGCACCAACGGGGGCTGTTTAAAGAGACAATAGGCGCTTTCATTGAGAGTTTTGCAAAGGGGAAGGATCACCTCCTACCAAAATTTATCGGTGTCATCAATGCGTAA
- a CDS encoding sodium-dependent transporter produces MQPENRITSNRAFIFAIAGAAIGLGNIWRFPYVAGENGGSLFFLLYIIFVVLLGLPVMIAEIVVGRAGRASPASSLRQLAVSAGHTRHWGKLAWLGTLAATMILSFYSVVSGWVLHFFFQSLSGGLAANNIQATAMHFQQLLESPWQVVGYHGLFILMTVAISGRTISKGIEQLNNWLMPLMYLILVVLLLYTSQFSGFALALDYLFAFRFEEVSGGVVLEAMGHAFFTLAIGACCLMAYGAYMPERQSVIKAVLVVALLDVLVAVLVGVATFAVVFSEGLSVAEGPGLMFITLPVALAQMPFGSLVLPLFFLLLVMAVWTSAVNLAEPLVVMMSRLFSGFRAAGAAIAGVIIFLVGLIPGLSFTFWKHVSVDGKTLFDLYTAFATQVMLPTVGFLVLYFCGYIMEKKVLIEQLGMQGKPLKTWQLLIRWVSPALLLMVIIGELFQF; encoded by the coding sequence ATGCAGCCTGAAAACAGAATTACTTCCAATCGTGCGTTTATTTTTGCCATCGCCGGGGCTGCCATCGGCTTGGGAAATATCTGGCGTTTCCCTTATGTGGCCGGTGAAAACGGAGGAAGCCTTTTTTTCCTTCTGTATATCATTTTTGTCGTGTTGCTGGGGCTGCCGGTGATGATTGCCGAGATTGTTGTTGGGCGGGCAGGGCGTGCTTCACCTGCCAGCAGTTTGCGGCAGCTGGCTGTCAGTGCTGGCCACACCAGGCACTGGGGTAAGCTGGCCTGGCTGGGAACACTGGCTGCCACGATGATCCTTTCTTTCTACAGTGTGGTGTCCGGCTGGGTACTGCATTTCTTTTTTCAGTCGCTGTCAGGGGGGCTTGCTGCAAATAACATTCAAGCGACAGCGATGCATTTTCAACAGCTTCTGGAATCACCCTGGCAGGTTGTTGGGTACCACGGTCTGTTCATTCTGATGACGGTTGCCATCAGTGGTCGAACCATTTCAAAAGGTATAGAGCAGTTGAATAACTGGCTGATGCCGCTGATGTATCTGATTCTGGTGGTTCTACTACTATATACCAGCCAGTTCAGTGGCTTTGCGCTGGCCCTTGACTATCTGTTTGCCTTCAGGTTTGAAGAGGTCAGCGGAGGTGTGGTGCTGGAGGCGATGGGCCATGCTTTTTTCACCCTTGCCATCGGGGCCTGCTGTTTAATGGCTTATGGAGCTTATATGCCGGAAAGACAGTCGGTGATTAAGGCGGTACTGGTTGTCGCCTTGCTTGATGTCCTGGTGGCTGTGCTGGTGGGTGTTGCAACCTTTGCCGTGGTGTTCAGTGAAGGGCTTTCAGTCGCAGAAGGTCCCGGGCTGATGTTCATCACACTTCCGGTTGCATTGGCTCAAATGCCTTTTGGTTCTCTGGTTCTTCCCTTATTCTTTCTGCTGTTGGTAATGGCTGTCTGGACCTCAGCAGTCAATCTGGCTGAACCACTGGTGGTGATGATGAGTCGCCTGTTTTCAGGCTTCCGCGCAGCAGGAGCCGCAATAGCCGGTGTTATTATCTTTCTGGTTGGATTAATACCCGGTCTCTCATTCACTTTCTGGAAGCATGTTTCTGTTGATGGCAAAACGCTTTTTGACCTTTATACCGCTTTTGCTACCCAGGTTATGCTTCCGACTGTCGGATTTCTGGTGCTTTATTTTTGTGGCTATATCATGGAAAAGAAAGTGCTGATTGAGCAGTTGGGGATGCAAGGCAAACCCCTGAAAACCTGGCAGCTGCTGATCCGTTGGGTCAGTCCTGCATTGCTGTTGATGGTCATTATTGGTGAGCTGTTTCAGTTTTGA